A section of the Tamandua tetradactyla isolate mTamTet1 chromosome 4, mTamTet1.pri, whole genome shotgun sequence genome encodes:
- the LOC143679718 gene encoding NBPF family member NBPF6-like protein isoform X1 — MTVWDLLSACCDCLETLGSGCGCMCCRRLPRQARQLEVSSPVSGPTSPVFSRTAVPPSGFSCLRANMNVPETNQYLRSQLATSSQQFRELTEKSHTSKATVCCLADHLQMHKCEKYKDLMESVLGEKPRFEEGEKAEKPRVAARLGEYDFLIQAQARELTHLRQRIQEIRDICNLFTQHARNTVKSFEVLLKSTSIAYHQGQRFCEQLVQGSQLADSLASKLTTGNNKCWRYKKILSNLKKA, encoded by the exons ATGACAGTGTGGGACCTTCTCTCCG ctTGCTGTGACTGTTTGGAGACACTTGGAAGTGGCTGTGGCTGCATGTGTTGCAGGCGCCTGCCTAGGCAGGCCAGGCAGCTGGAG GTTTCTTCCCCAGTCTCTGGGCCCACGTCTCCTGTCTTCAGCCGTACAGCAGTGCCTCCCAGCGGTTTCTCCTGTCTGAGAGCAAACATGAATGTCCCGGAAACCAACCAGTACTTGCGCTCCCAGCTGGCAACAAGCAGTCAGCAGTTCCGAGAACTCACAGAGAAATCCCACACATCCAAGGCCACAGTTTGCTGCCTGGCCGACCATTTGCAGATGCACA AATGTGAAAAGTACAAAGACCTCATGGAATCTGTGCTTGGAGAGAAGCCACGGTTTGAAGAGGGGGAGAAGGCAGAGAAGCCACGCGTAGCTGCAAGGCTCGG AGAATATGATTTTCTAATTCAGGCTCAGGCCCGAGAACTGACCCACTTACGGCAGAGGATACAGGAAATAAGAGATATCTGTAACCTTTTCACCCAGCATGCAAGGAACACAGTCAAGTCCTTTGAGGTTCTCCTTAAAAGCACTAGCATTGCCTACCACCAGGGACAGAGATTCTGTGAGCAACTGGTCCAAGGAAGCCAACTGGCAGACAGCCTAGCCAGCAAACTCACCACAG
- the LOC143679718 gene encoding NBPF family member NBPF6-like protein isoform X3 has product MTVWDLLSACCDCLETLGSGCGCMCCRRLPRQARQLEVSSPVSGPTSPVFSRTAVPPSGFSCLRANMNVPETNQYLRSQLATSSQQFRELTEKSHTSKATVCCLADHLQMHKCEKYKDLMESVLGEKPRFEEGEKAEKPRVAARLGEQ; this is encoded by the exons ATGACAGTGTGGGACCTTCTCTCCG ctTGCTGTGACTGTTTGGAGACACTTGGAAGTGGCTGTGGCTGCATGTGTTGCAGGCGCCTGCCTAGGCAGGCCAGGCAGCTGGAG GTTTCTTCCCCAGTCTCTGGGCCCACGTCTCCTGTCTTCAGCCGTACAGCAGTGCCTCCCAGCGGTTTCTCCTGTCTGAGAGCAAACATGAATGTCCCGGAAACCAACCAGTACTTGCGCTCCCAGCTGGCAACAAGCAGTCAGCAGTTCCGAGAACTCACAGAGAAATCCCACACATCCAAGGCCACAGTTTGCTGCCTGGCCGACCATTTGCAGATGCACA AATGTGAAAAGTACAAAGACCTCATGGAATCTGTGCTTGGAGAGAAGCCACGGTTTGAAGAGGGGGAGAAGGCAGAGAAGCCACGCGTAGCTGCAAGGCTCGG
- the LOC143679718 gene encoding NBPF family member NBPF6-like protein isoform X2, producing MACCDCLETLGSGCGCMCCRRLPRQARQLEVSSPVSGPTSPVFSRTAVPPSGFSCLRANMNVPETNQYLRSQLATSSQQFRELTEKSHTSKATVCCLADHLQMHKCEKYKDLMESVLGEKPRFEEGEKAEKPRVAARLGEYDFLIQAQARELTHLRQRIQEIRDICNLFTQHARNTVKSFEVLLKSTSIAYHQGQRFCEQLVQGSQLADSLASKLTTGNNKCWRYKKILSNLKKA from the exons ATGG ctTGCTGTGACTGTTTGGAGACACTTGGAAGTGGCTGTGGCTGCATGTGTTGCAGGCGCCTGCCTAGGCAGGCCAGGCAGCTGGAG GTTTCTTCCCCAGTCTCTGGGCCCACGTCTCCTGTCTTCAGCCGTACAGCAGTGCCTCCCAGCGGTTTCTCCTGTCTGAGAGCAAACATGAATGTCCCGGAAACCAACCAGTACTTGCGCTCCCAGCTGGCAACAAGCAGTCAGCAGTTCCGAGAACTCACAGAGAAATCCCACACATCCAAGGCCACAGTTTGCTGCCTGGCCGACCATTTGCAGATGCACA AATGTGAAAAGTACAAAGACCTCATGGAATCTGTGCTTGGAGAGAAGCCACGGTTTGAAGAGGGGGAGAAGGCAGAGAAGCCACGCGTAGCTGCAAGGCTCGG AGAATATGATTTTCTAATTCAGGCTCAGGCCCGAGAACTGACCCACTTACGGCAGAGGATACAGGAAATAAGAGATATCTGTAACCTTTTCACCCAGCATGCAAGGAACACAGTCAAGTCCTTTGAGGTTCTCCTTAAAAGCACTAGCATTGCCTACCACCAGGGACAGAGATTCTGTGAGCAACTGGTCCAAGGAAGCCAACTGGCAGACAGCCTAGCCAGCAAACTCACCACAG